One region of Priestia megaterium genomic DNA includes:
- a CDS encoding MGMT family protein, translated as MSFTERTVALIKQIPHGKVMTYGQIARLAGSPRGARQVVRVLHSMSKKHNLPWHRVINSKGEIGFKDEEMHVVQKLSLEAEGILVSSDGRLDLKVYLYEPDVHKQQLR; from the coding sequence ATGAGTTTTACAGAGCGAACAGTAGCACTTATTAAACAAATTCCTCATGGGAAAGTCATGACATACGGACAAATTGCCCGCCTGGCTGGAAGCCCTCGAGGTGCAAGACAAGTTGTACGAGTACTGCACTCAATGAGTAAGAAACATAATCTTCCTTGGCACCGAGTCATCAATTCCAAAGGAGAAATTGGATTTAAAGATGAAGAAATGCATGTTGTCCAAAAACTTTCACTCGAAGCGGAAGGAATACTCGTTTCTTCGGATGGAAGACTTGATCTTAAAGTCTATCTCTATGAACCTGACGTGCATAAACAACAATTGAGATAA
- a CDS encoding LysE family translocator, whose protein sequence is MNDILTFLVLTLFVIMSPGIDTALITKRTMADGQTGGYKMALGLASGSLVHTLAATFGLSALLLQSALAFEIVKYAGAIYLMYLGISAFLSKKSNASSSVKEEKSKETSAFRQGLVSNVLNPKVAVFFLTFLPQFVQSDQNVTLQLLLMGITYTILAITWFFVFVFFINYLRKWLTTPSVQRFMDKATGVVLIGFGLKLAFEKHK, encoded by the coding sequence ATGAATGACATCTTGACCTTTTTGGTTCTTACATTGTTTGTTATTATGAGCCCTGGTATCGATACCGCCCTTATCACGAAACGAACGATGGCAGACGGACAAACGGGCGGCTATAAAATGGCATTAGGCTTAGCGAGCGGCTCTTTAGTTCATACGCTCGCCGCCACGTTTGGCTTATCGGCTCTTCTCCTTCAGTCAGCTTTGGCATTTGAAATCGTAAAATACGCAGGAGCCATTTACTTAATGTACTTAGGCATCTCGGCCTTCCTTTCTAAAAAAAGCAATGCATCTTCTTCTGTAAAAGAGGAAAAGTCAAAAGAAACATCCGCTTTTCGTCAAGGCCTTGTCTCAAATGTACTTAATCCAAAAGTAGCCGTGTTTTTCTTAACTTTTTTACCTCAATTTGTTCAAAGCGATCAAAACGTAACGCTTCAATTGCTTCTTATGGGAATAACGTATACGATCCTGGCTATCACGTGGTTTTTCGTATTCGTCTTTTTTATTAACTATTTACGAAAATGGCTTACAACACCTAGCGTGCAGCGCTTTATGGATAAAGCAACGGGCGTCGTGTTAATCGGGTTTGGATTAAAGCTCGCTTTTGAAAAACATAAATAA